The following proteins are co-located in the Onychomys torridus chromosome 6, mOncTor1.1, whole genome shotgun sequence genome:
- the LOC118585247 gene encoding late cornified envelope protein 3D-like yields the protein MSCQQNQKQCQPPPKCPSPKCPPKSTAQCLPAASSCCATSSGGCSVPSSEGGCFLSHHRRRSHRCRRRSSSSCDRGSGQQSGGSGCGHSSGGCC from the coding sequence ATGTCCTGCCAGCAGAACCAGAAGCAGTGCCAGCCTCCTCCCaagtgcccctcccccaagtgCCCCCCAAAGAGCACAgcacagtgtctgcctgcagcctCCTCCTGCTGTGCTACAAGCTCTGGGGGCTGCAGTGTCCCCAGCTCTGAGGGAGGCTGCTTCCTGAGCCACCACAGGCGCAGGTCCCACAGATGCAGGCGCAGGAGCTCCAGTTCCTGTGACCGTGGCAGTGGCCAGCAGTCTGGGGGCTCAGGCTGTGGGCACAGCTCCGGGGGCTGCTGCTGA
- the LOC118585282 gene encoding late cornified envelope protein 3D-like: MSCQQNQKQCQPPPKCPSPKCPPKSTAQCLPAASSCCATSSGGCSIPSSEGGCFLSHHRRRSHRCRRRSSSSCDRGSGQQSGGSGCGHSSGGCC; this comes from the coding sequence ATGTCCTGCCAGCAGAACCAGAAGCAGTGCCAGCCTCCTCCCaagtgcccctcccccaagtgCCCCCCAAAGAGCACAgcacagtgtctgcctgcagcctCCTCCTGCTGTGCTACAAGCTCTGGGGGCTGCAGTATCCCCAGCTCTGAGGGAGGCTGCTTCCTGAGCCACCACAGGCGCAGGTCCCACAGATGCAGGCGCAGGAGCTCCAGTTCCTGTGACCGTGGCAGTGGCCAGCAGTCTGGGGGCTCAGGCTGTGGGCACAGCTCTGGGGGCTGCTGCTGA